A genomic stretch from Halichoerus grypus chromosome 5, mHalGry1.hap1.1, whole genome shotgun sequence includes:
- the SZT2 gene encoding KICSTOR complex protein SZT2 isoform X6 — MASERPEPEVEEAGQVFLLMKKDYRISRNVRLAWFLNHLHQTVQATPQEMLLQSEQELEVLSVLPPGWQPDEPVVSRPFLLVPSTRVTFLAWQYRFVIELDLSPSTGIVDDSTGEILFDEVFHALSRCLGGLLRPFRVPGSCLDFQPEIYVTIQAYSSIIGLQAHQVLVQGCLLDPSQREAFLQQVYEQLCLFEDKVATMLQQQYDPQSQAEDQSPDSGEPPGRKVGVSMVTADLGLVSMIRQGILALQLLPSNSSAGIIVITDGVTSVPDVAVCETLLNQLRSGTVACSFVQVGGVYSYDCSFGHVPNVELMKFIAMATFGSYLSTCPEPEPGSLGLTVYHRAFLLYSFLRSGEALNPEYYCGSQHRLFNEHLVSASSNPALALRRKKHTEKEVPADLVSTVSVRLREGYSVREVTLAKGGSQLEVKLVLLWKHNMRIEYVAVAPWPLEPEGPRGTRVEVTMEGGYDILHDVSCALRQPIRSLYRTHVIRRFWNTLQSINQTDQMLAHLQSFSSVPEHFTLPDSTKSGVPLFYIPPGSATPVLSLQHSGSDSSHAQFAAYWKPVLSMDANSWQRWLHMHRLVLILEHDTPIPKHLHTPGSNGRYSTVQCRISHSSLTSLLRDWSSFVLVEGYSYVKLLSSAPDQPPSSFYMVRIISKAPCMVLRLGFPIGTPAQARHKIVSGLREEILRLRFPHRVQSKEPTPKVKRKGLGGIGGGSSPSKSPPMLGPQQALSDRPCLVVLHKPLDKLLIRYEKLPLDYRAPFLLTLEPPGPLPLVSGRSASSSLASLSRYLYHQRWLWSVPSGLAPALPLSAIAQLLSILTEVRLSEGFHFACSGEGIINMVLELPIQNEPLGQAAGEEKHTCVVQYILFPPHSTSTKDSFSTDDDNDVEVEALEGDSELNLVTEVWVEPQYGRVGPGPESWKHLQDLTYSEIPRALHPRDAACIGSMLSFEYLVQLCQSKEWSPLLPEPRVSDGLDQGGDTCVHEIPFHFDLMGLLPQCQQLQMFFLLLSREPEGVPPAEGPCPANDTVLCLLHSCLGQELSDRETPLTAAEQAAFLSEVLRRACHSPGPEEPPVGGHGTLKDRAVSSTQATGDSAPPALGGGPPEPLKPLISAQPPQWRCYARLLTPQHVFLTFLPATFSDVLHLAAYGLEGPSPEETKPKFGDWSGAASLKDLGGPGVRAAKAQVPTLSVTPAGDTAQNPGDLSPPFRRDLQAYAGRQAPQTEGADGPRTRCPVYIYSCALEALREQMVGLQPPQAPRDLVFRTQFLDQPSPSSAWMEPRFKEAANHCALLQEHAQRCYVRGLFRSLQQAQSVSSQDLLIAVDACEELLQEVDITPFLLALCGHTRALPQAPPSPGPLSPGPFSSSIEEGPEPRDRAVLASESSIETEDLSEPEFQNSRVPGNPDPSLEISLTDVCQLRGEAHDALHSLIQEKFLEISGLHFRTVPSNPHYFFYCPPSSRREDEGPRDTADRKVSDLEFSEAELIGEEGDTSACCVVTESDPELEVEYRESREPDLGPAGLDSASLSDADTVNPDEDSFSILGGDSPTGPESLVRDLPPLFLHLTCSVRLRGQHSSVPVCSLPTCLGQVLSSLEGPPIGGRVPLRDLSVTLDVFVLTLPLEVELPPTSDPQHHRSTSESSASFPRSPGQPSSLRSDDGLGPPLPPPEEDRHPGLSNLATPHRLAIETTMSEIHWLLEDEMVGALRRGGIPQSAALQRAAAHIHSSPGRSTCLRQTLPLSFVFGPERSLTQFKEEFRRLRLPGHVLLEDPDSGFFFVAVGQQPGASQGEPPSAAWAWHSHEDRAEGIEGEALTASPQAPGSPEGSEGTPLLSLPQGGSQPGPSRGLSLMSSQGSVDSDHLGYDGGSSGSDSEGPSETLGEKAPFTLRTPPGPAPPQPSLSGLPGPCLPDFWLIVRVLQDRVEVYAHARSLIREDGGPGTECRHLQQLLVRRVGEICREVNQRLLLQDLHDSHVCNSLLVAESEEDLWRSETPFHSRQRAPLPSDDYAADESCAPRGYLAATMQFVPGHFSCDVVWGTVIRVHSRLKMGPSMGVSRAIQALRSVLNAFSVVNRKNMFVYQERATKAVYYLRLLETSCSERPWEGDALPPSLALSRSQEPIYSEEASGPRSPLDMASSRSSDAARPVGQVDRHIQLLVHGVGQAGPEITDELVRVLRRRLDEATLDVITVMLVRNCKLTPADVEFIQPPGSLPSEVLHLALPASCRPWLPALAWYLRQNLLIFLHSPKYTDSNSRNHFQHPLPPQGGLPDLDIYLYNKPGGQGTGGKGVACITLAFVDEGGSPISLASWPPSSPGPLDPLQEEEFEQLTQVTRCPVMPDSSSAHSGAPWLRLDVWEKGNISIVQLEEKLRGAARQALADAIMELRLLPASLCTEDASPGSLRSGSLETKSPAGRASTFPPGPGPGEPVTPPSKAGRRSFWDMLSKTECGDLGSPKTTDDIVLDRPEDTRGRRRHKTESVRTPGGTERAPGPDSGAQRQRRRTTQLEEGEVGTLQPVFARVTQRWMEFMVQIGCASVSRSSTHMVSRFLLPSVLSEFTTLVTSMAGDTSVRVFEQQLGSEPEIFSPCSLGQLGPTPRPATERHLLLLGRNFLQWRRPTQQAAKAVQRFEPGGDGSSGRSAPRQRFLLLEVVDKKLQLLTYNWAPDLGAALGRALVRLVQWQNSRAHLIFCLLSQKLGLFHHYGQLDFPVRDEKEPNPFLLPTMEAETLIRSASPPLSREQGRLSASSRGGGPLPLDTFPFDEALRDITAARPSSSLGPVPRPPDPVTYHGQQFLEIKMAERRELERQMKMENLFVTWQQRSAPASMPISAAELETLKQSSRLVHYCATALLFDPAAWLHGPPETSGPPEGQRRHRPESGAGSREAPAGCESSDAPPPGAREEPWLKELSLAFLQQYVQYLQSMGFVLVPLRPPSPARSTSRLRAMAILGTEGRGSFSCPKTKTDGSPKSTGSPVTTYHLQRALPGGIILMELAFQGCYFCVKQFALECSRIPMGQAVNSQLSMLFTEECDKVRDLMHVHSFSYDFHLRLVHQHVLGAHLVLRHGYHLTTFLRHFLAHHPDGPHFGRNHIYQGP; from the exons GTGCTGGTGCAGGGCTGCCTTTTGGACCCTTCCCAGCGGGAGGCATTCCTGCAGCAGGTATACGAGCAGCTCTGTCTCTTTGAGGATAAAGTGGCCACCATGCTGCAGCAGCAGTATGACCCCCAGAGTCAG GCAGAGGACCAGTCCCCAGACTCAGGGGAGCCCCCAGGCCGGAAGGTGGGAGTCTCCATGGTGACAGCTGATCTTGGGCTGGTCAGTATGATTCGTCAGGGCATCTTGGCACTGCAGTTGCTCCCCTCAAACTCTAGTGCAG GTATCATCGTGATCACAGATGGGGTGACCAGTGTCCCTGATGTTGCTGTCTGTGAGACATTGCTGAACCAGCTCCGCAGTGGCACCGTGGCTTGTTCCTTTGTGCAG GTGGGAGGAGTTTACTCCTATGACTGCAGTTTTGGCCACGTGCCCAACGTGGAATTGATGAAGTTCATCGCAATGGCCACATTTGGTTCTTACCTGTCCACTTGTCCTGAGCCGGAACCAGGCAGCCTGGGTCTGACTGTCTACCACCGGGCATTTCTCCTCTACTCCTTCCTGCGCAGTGGAGAAGCCCTGAACCCCGAGTACTACTGCG GCTCTCAGCACCGCCTGTTTAATGAGCACCTGGTCTCCGCAAGCAGCAACCCTGCCCTGGCTCTACGTCGGAAGAAGCACACCGAGAAGGAGGTGCCTGCTGACTTGGTCAGCACAGTGTCTGTACGGCTTCGAGAGGGTTACAGTGTCCGAGAGGTCACACTGGCCAAAG GAGGGTCTCAGCTGGAGGTGAAGCTCGTGCTGTTGTGGAAACACAACATGCGCATCGAGTATGTGGCTGTGGCGCCCTGGCCCCTGGAGCCTGAGGGCCCTCGAGGAACACGGGTGGAAGTGACAATGGAAGGGGGCTATGACATTCTGCATGACGTTTCCTGTGCACTAAGGCAACCCATTCGCTCACTCTATCGTACCCACGTTATCCGACGGTTCTGGAACACGCTGCAGAG CATTAACCAGACGGACCAGATGCTAGCCCACCTTCAGTCTTTCTCTTCAGTCCCAGAACATTTCACGCTTCCTGACAGCACCAAGAGTGGAGTGCCGCTCTTCTATATCCCGCCCGGCTCTGCCACCCCG GTGCTCTCCCTTCAGCACAGTGGGTCCGACTCCTCCCACGCCCAGTTTGCGGCCTACTGGAAGCCAGTGCTGTCCATGGATGCCAACTCCTGGCAGCGCTGGCTGCACATGCATCGCCTGGTGCTCATCCTGGAGCACGACAC ACCCATCCCCAAGCACTTGCACACCCCCGGCAGCAACGGGCGCTACAGCACCGTGCAGTGCAGGATCTCACACTCCTCGCTGACCTCTCTGCTTCGGGACTGGAGCAGCTTCGTGCTGGTCGAGGGCTACTCCTATGTGAAGCTGCTCTCCAG TGCCCCCGACcagcccccctcctccttctACATGGTCCGCATCATTTCCAAGGCCCCGTGCATGGTCCTTCGCCTGGGTTTTCCCATCGGCACACCGGCCCAGGCCCGACACAAG ATCGTGTCAGGCTTACGGGAAGAGATCTTGCGGCTGCGTTTCCCCCACCGGGTGCAAAGCAAGGAGCCAACACCCAAGGTCAAACGGAAAGGGCTGGGGGGCATTGGTGGGGGCAGCTCTCCCTCCAAGTCCCCCCCCATGCTGGGCCCGCAGCAGGCCCTGTCTGACCGGCCCTGCCTTGTGGTCCTGCATAAGCCCCTGGACAAGCTACTCATCAG GTATGAGAAGCTACCCCTGGACTACCGGGCACCCTTCTTACTGACACTGGAGCCACCAGGGCCACTGCCATTGGTGTCAGGCCGCTCAGCCTCTTCTAGCCTAGCGTCGCTGTCCCGCTACCTCTACCATCAGCGCTGGCTCTGGAGCGTCCCATCGGGCCTGGCCCCCGCACTGCCACTCAGCGCCATTGCACAGCTCCTGTCCATCCTCACTGA AGTCCGACTCTCCGAAGGCTTCCACTTCGCCTGCAGTGGGGAAGGAATCATCAACATGGTCCTGGAGCTTCCAATTCAG AATGAGCCCTTGGGGCAGGCTGCAGGCGAAGAGAAGCACACCTGCGTTGTCCAGTACATTCTCTTCCCCCCACACTCTACCTCCACCAAAGACAG CTTCTCCACAGATGACGACAACGATGTGGAGGTGGAGGCCCTGGAAGGAGACTCAGAGCTCAACCTGGTCACCGAGGTGTGGGTGGAGCCTCAGTATGGACGGGTGGGACCCGGCCCTGAGAGCTGGAAGCATCTCCAGGACCTGACCTACTCCGAGATCCCTCGAGCT CTCCACCCCCGGGATGCTGCGTGCataggctccatgctgagctttGAATACCTGGTACAGCTGTGCCAGAGCAAGGAATGGAGTCCCCTGCTCCCGGAGCCAAGGGTCTCTGATG gATTGGACCAGGGAGGAGATACCTGTGTCCACGAGATCCCTTTCCATTTTGACCTAATGGGACTGTTGCCTCAGTGTCAACAGCTCCAgatgttcttccttctgctttccagAG AGCCAGAGGGCGTCCCTCCCGCCGAGGGGCCCTGCCCCGCCAACGACACGGTGCTGTGCCTGCTGCACAGCTGCCTGGGGCAGGAGCTGAGTGACCGGGAGACCCCGCTGACCGCCGCCGAGCAGGCCGCCTTCTTGAGTGAGGTGCTGCGACGGGCCTGCCACAGTCCAG GTCCAGAGGAGCCACCAGTGGGGGGCCACGGGACCCTAAAGGATCGAGCAGTCAGCAGCACCCAAGCCACTGGAGACTCAGCGCCTCCTGCCCTG GGTGGAGGCCCTCCTGAGCCTCTCAAGCCTCTCATCTCTGCCCAGCCCCCTCAGTGGCGCTGCTATGCAAGGCTTCTGACCCCCCAGCATGTGTTTCTCACTTTCCTCCCGGCTACCTTCTCAG ATGTCCTACATCTGGCTGCCTATGGCCTGGAGGGACCCTCTCCAGAGGAGACAAAGCCTAAGTTCGGGGATTGGAGCGGGGCCGCTAGCCTGAAAGATCTGGGAGGACCTGGGGTGAGGGCTGCAAAGGCCCAGGTCCCCACGCTCAGTGTCACCCCAGCCGGCG ACACTGCCCAGAACCCAGGAGACCTAAGCCCACCTTTCCGTCGGGACTTACAAGCTTACGCTGGGCGTCAGGCTCCACAGACAGAGGGTGCAGATGGTCCCCGGACCCGGTGTCCTGTGTACATCTACAGCTGTGCTCTGGAAGCGCTGAGGGAGCAGATGGTTGGCCTGCAACCCCCTCAGGCACCCCGAGACCTCGTCTTCCG GACTCAGTTCCTCGACCAGCCCTCCCCATCCTCAGCCTGGATGGAGCCCAGGTTCAAGGAGGCAGCCAACCATTGTGCCTTGCTGCAGGAGCATGCACAGCGATGCTACGTCCGCG GGCTGTTCCGGAGTTTGCAGCAAGCACAGAGCGTCTCCTCACAGGACTTGCTGATAGCGGTCGACGCCTGTGAGGAGCTACTACAAGAAGTAGACATCACCCCTTTCCTGCTTGCACTGTGTGGCCATACTCGGGCTTtgccccaggcacccccaagcccTGGGCCTCTCAGCCCTGGGCCCTTCAGCAGCAGCATCGAGGAGGGCCCTGAGCCTCGGGACCGAGCTGTCCTGGCTTCTGAGTCCAG CATAGAGACCGAGGACCTCAGTGAGCCTGAGTTTCAGAACAGCCGTGTCCCTGGCAACCCAGACCCTAGCCTGGAGATCTCTCTGACGGACGTCTGCCAGCTCAGAGGAGAGGCACATGACGCCCTTCATAGCCTCATCCAG GAGAAGTTCCTAGAGATCAGTGGTCTCCACTTCCGCACGGTGCCCTCCAATCCACACTACTTCTTCTACTGCCCTCCATCCAGCCGGCGAGAG GATGAGGGCCCCCGGGACACAGCAGACAGAAAAGTCAGTGATCTGGAGTTCTCAGAGGCTGAGCTCATAGGAGAAGAAG GAGACACGTCAGCCTGCTGTGTGGTCACCGAGAGTGACCCAGAGCTCGAGGTAGAATACCGCGAGAGCCGTGAGCCAGACCTGGGGCCAGCGGGGCTCGACTCCGCCTCGCTGTCAGATGCAGACACCGTGAACCCCGATGAAGACTCCTTCAGTATCTTGGGGGGTGACTCACCGACGGGGCCCGAGAGCCTGGTGCGTGACCTGCCGCCTCTCTTCCTGCACCTCACGTGCTCTGTGCGGCTGCGCGGGCAACACAGCTCAGTACCCGTGTGCAGCCTGCCCACCTGCCTCG GTCAGGTGCTTTCCAGTCTGGAGGGTCCCCCCATTGGAGGCCGAGTGCCCCTGAGGGACCTCAGTGTTACCCTGGACGTCTTTGTGCTGACCTTGCCTCTGGAAGTGGAGCTTCCCCCGACCTCGGACCCTCAGCACCACCG GTCCACGTCTGAAAGCAGTGCTTCATTCCCACGATCCCCAGGGCAGCCATCATCTTTAAGGTCGGATGATGGCCTGGGgcccccactgccacccccaGAAGAAGACAG GCATCCTGGACTATCCAACTTGGCCACACCCCACAGGCTGGCTATTGAGACCACCATGAGTGAG ATCCACTGGTTGCTGGAGGATGAGATGGTGGGGGCCCTCCGAAGAGGGGGCATCCCCCAGAGCGCTGCGTTGCAGCGGGCAGCTGCCCACATCCATAGCTCTCCTGGACGCTCCACCTGCCTTCGCCAGACCCTGCCACTGAGTTTTGTGTTTGGGCCAGAACGTTCCCTCACACAGTTCAAGGAG GAGTTTCGCCGCCTGCGCCTCCCTGGCCATGTTCTTCTTGAGGATCCTGACAGTGGCTTCTTCTTTGTGGCAGTTGGCCAACAGCCAGGTGCGTCCCAGGGGGAGCCCCCTTCAGCAGCCTGGGCTTGGCACAGCCACGAGGACAGGGCCGAAGGCATCGAAGGGGAG GCCCTGACAGCCAGCCCCCAAGCCCCTGGCTCCCCAGAAGGTTCTGAGGGCACCCCCCTCCTCAGCCTGCCACAGGGAG GGAGCCAGCCTGGGCCCAGCCGGGGGCTGAGCCTTATGTCCAGTCAGGGCAGTGTGGACTCTGACCACCTGG GTTACGATGGCGGCAGCAGTGGCTCAGACAGTGAGGGTCCCAGTGAGACCCTAGGGGAGAAGGCTCCCTTCACGTTGCGGACCCCGCCTGGGCCAGCCCCTCCACAGCCTTCGCTCTCAGGCCTCCCCGGGCCCTGTCTGCCTGACTTCTGGCTCATCGTTCGGGTGCTGCAGGATCGGGTAGAGGTGTACGCCCACGCACG gaGCCTGATTCGGGAAGATGGGGGGCCAGGCACCGAGTGTCGCCACCTGCAGCAGCTCCTGGTGAGGCGAGTTGGGGAGATCTGCAGGGAGGTCAACCAG CGGCTGCTTCTGCAGGACCTCCATGACAGTCACGTGTGTAACTCTCTTCTGGTGGCTGAGAGCGAAGAGGATCTGTGGCGCAGCGAGACCCCCTTCCACTCCCGTCAGCGGGCACCGCTGCCCAGCGATG aTTACGCTGCTGATGAGAGCTGTGCACCCCGAGGGTACCTAGCCGCCACAATGCAGTTTGTCCCTGGCCATTTCTCCTGTGACGTTGTGTGGGGAACCGTGATTCGAGTCCATTCGCGCCTGAAGATGGGGCCCAGCATGGGGGTCTCTCGTG CCATCCAGGCCCTGCGCTCCGTGCTCAATGCCTTCTCTGTGGTGAACCGGAAGAATATGTTTGTCTATCAGGAACGAGCAACGAAGGCTGTGTACTACCTGCG GCTCCTGGAGACTTCCTGCAGCGAGCGGCCGTGGGAAGGTGATGCGCTGCCCCCCTCCCTAGCTCTGTCCAGAAGCCAGGAGCCCATCTACTCTGAGGAAGCTTCG GGTCCTCGTTCTCCCCTGGACATGGCTTCTAGCCGCAGTTCCGATGCTGCTCGTCCTGTGGGCCAAGTGGACAGGCATATCCAGCTGCTGGTGCATGGTGTAGGACAGGCAG GTCCCGAGATTACCGACGAGCTGGTACGGGTCCTGCGTCGGCGCCTGGACGAGGCCACCCTGGATGTCATCACGGTCATGCTTGTTCGGAACTGCAAGCTGACACCCGCTGATGTGGAG TTCATCCAGCCCCCCGGCAGTCTCCCCTCAGAAGTGCTGCATctggccctccctgcctcctgcaggcCCTGGCTTCCTGCCCTGGCCTGGTACCTGAGGCAGAACCTGCTCATCTTCCTGCACTCTCCCAAGTACACGGACAGCAACAGCCGCAACCACTTCCAG CACCCGCTGCCACCACAGGGCGGCCTCCCCGACTTGGACATCTACTTGTATAACAAGCCTGGTGGACAGGGCACCGGCGGCAAAG GAGTCGCCTGCATCACTCTAGCCTTTGTGGATGAAGGGGGGAGCCCCATCTCACTGGCATCATGGCCCCCCTCCTCTCCGGGGCCCCTCGACCCGCTGCAAGAGGAGGAATTTGAGCAGCTGACCCAGGTCACTCGCTGTCCAGTCATGCCGGACAGTTCTTCAG CTCACAGTGGGGCCCCATGGCTTCGACTGGACGTGTGGGAGAAGGGGAACATCAGCATCGTGCAGCTGGAGGAGAAGCTCCGGGGAGCAGCCCGCCAGGCCCTGGCCGATGCCATCATGGAGCTGCGGCTGCTGCCAGCCTCGCTGTGTACAGAGGACGCATCTCCAG GAAGTCTCCGGAGCGGGTCGTTGGAAACCAAGAGCCCTGCGGGCCGAGCTAGCACCTTtccccctggccctggccctggggagCCTGTGACTCCCCCTAGCAAAGCTGGCCGCCGTAGCTTCTGGGATATGCTG AGTAAAACAGAATGTGGGGACTTGGGTTCCCCCAAAACAACTGATGACATTGTCCTGGATCGGCCAGAAGACACCCGGGGCCGGAGGCGTCACAAAACTGAAAGTGTTCGGACTCCAGGTGGAACTGAGCGGGCACCAGGCCCAGATTCTGGAGCCCAGAgacaaag ACGCAGGACCACACAGCTAGAAGAGGGTGAGGTGGGGACCCTGCAGCCTGTGTTTGCTCGTGTGACTCAGCGCTGGATGGAGTTTATGGTTCAGATTG GTTGTGCCTCAGTGTCCAGGAGCTCCACCCACATGGTGTCCCGATTCCTCCTTCCATCTGTCCTCTCTGAGTTCACCACTCTGGTCACCTCCATGGCTGGAGACACCAGTGTCCGTGTCTTTGAGCAGCAGTT gGGTTCAGAGCCAGAGATCTTCAGTCCTTGCTCCCTTGGACAACTGGGCCCAACGCCACGCCCGGCAACGGAGCGGCATCTGCTGCTTCTAGGAAGGAACTTCTTGCAGTGGAGGAGACCAACCCAGCAGG CTGCCAAGGCCGTGCAGCGCTTTGAGCCGGGAGGCGACGGGAGCTCCGGGCGAAGTGCTCCCCGGCAGAGGTTCTTGCTGCTGGAGGTCGTGGACAAGAAG CTGCAGCTGCTGACCTACAACTGGGCTCCAGACCTGGGAGCGGCGTTGGGCCGAGCGCTGGTTCGCCTCGTGCAGTGGCAGAACTCGCGTGCCCACCTCATCTTCTGCCTCCTCAGCCAGAAGCTTGGGCTCTTCCATCATTACGGCCAGTTGGACTTCCCGGTGCGGGATGAAAAG GAGCCAAACCCATTCCTCCTGCCAACCATGGAAGCAGAGACCCTCATCCGGAGTGCAAGCCCCCCCCTGAGCCGCGAACAGGGCCGGCTGAGTGCATCCTCTCGGGGCGGGGGCCCTCTTCCCCTGGACACATTCCCCTTCGATGAGGCCCTGAGGGATATCACAGCTGCCCGCCCCAGCTCTTCACTCGGCCCTGTGCCCAGACCCCCTGATCCTGTCACCTACCATGGACAACAGTTTTTGGAGATCAAGATGGCAGAGCGCAGAG AGCTGGAGCGCCAGATGAAGATGGAGAACCTGTTTGTGACCTGGCAGCAGCGGTCTGCCCCAGCCAGCATGCCCATCAGT GCTGCAGAGCTGGAGACCCTGAAGCAGTCATCCCGCCTGGTGCATTACTGTGCAACGGCCCTGCTCTTCGACCCAGCTGCCTGGCTGCATGGGCCCCCCGAGACCTCTGGGCCCCCCGAGGGCCAG CGGCGCCATCGCCCCGAGTCAGGGGCTGGGAGCCGGGAGGCCCCCGCAGGCTGCGAATCCTCAGATGCGCCTCCGCCAGGAGCCCGGGAGGAGCCTTGGCTGAAGGAGCTGAGCTTGGCTTTCCTGCAGCAGTACGTGCAGTATCTGCAGAGCATGGGCTTCGTGCTCGTGCCGCTGCGGCCCCCCTCACCCGCCCGCAG CACCAGCCGGCTGCGGGCCATGGCCATCCTTGGAACGGAGGGTCGCGGCTCCTTTTCCTGCCCTAAAACCAAGACTGATGGGAGCCCCAAG aGCACTGGCTCTCCAGTCACTACCTACCACCTGCAGCGGGCACTGCCCGGGGGCATCATCCTCATGGAGCTGGCTTTTCAG GGCTGTTACTTCTGTGTCAAACAGTTTGCCCTAGAATGTTCCCGAATCCCCATGGGGCAAGCTGTCAACTCTCAG